Proteins encoded together in one Candidatus Hinthialibacter antarcticus window:
- the cas7e gene encoding type I-E CRISPR-associated protein Cas7/Cse4/CasC — translation MFIETHVIQNFAPSCLNRDDTNTPKDCIFGGVRRARISSQCIKRAIRHEDIFKNTLDTNLANRTRWQISKLEEIVESKSKDKKIATTLGNFISSLIKSSNDEKEGKEKEKEYQKCAATSWLTEEDLNSLINFIDANFDAISKAKKKADKEKFTKEFLNSYEKFPQTPDIALFGRMLANAQKMNIDAACQVAHAISTHKVEQEMDFFTAVDDLQEDGETGADMMGVVEFNSACFYRYAVIHWKKLLKNLGGDQELAMNTVEAFLRALPEAIPTGKQNTFAAHNPPSFVYAVVRDSGAPWSLANAFESPVRANGSGLAKHSIEALDSYWGKLSAMYGAEPTASAFCSLEEIEPANLQGKVDNFNELVARVKGALS, via the coding sequence ATGTTTATCGAAACTCACGTCATTCAAAATTTCGCTCCATCCTGCTTGAATCGCGACGACACCAACACGCCCAAAGACTGCATCTTCGGCGGCGTGCGCCGCGCCCGCATCTCCAGTCAGTGCATCAAACGCGCCATAAGACACGAGGATATTTTTAAGAATACTCTAGATACGAACCTTGCCAATAGAACAAGATGGCAAATTTCTAAACTAGAGGAGATCGTTGAATCAAAGTCAAAAGACAAAAAAATCGCAACTACCCTTGGCAATTTTATTAGTTCACTCATAAAGAGCAGTAACGATGAGAAAGAGGGCAAAGAGAAAGAGAAGGAGTATCAAAAATGTGCAGCTACAAGTTGGTTAACAGAAGAAGATTTAAATTCCCTCATAAATTTTATTGATGCTAACTTTGATGCCATTTCAAAAGCGAAGAAAAAAGCAGATAAAGAGAAATTCACCAAAGAATTCTTAAATTCTTACGAAAAATTCCCTCAAACTCCAGACATAGCTCTTTTTGGTAGAATGCTTGCTAATGCACAGAAAATGAATATAGACGCGGCTTGCCAGGTTGCTCATGCGATTTCCACCCACAAAGTCGAACAAGAAATGGATTTCTTCACCGCCGTCGATGACCTCCAAGAAGACGGCGAAACCGGCGCCGACATGATGGGCGTGGTTGAGTTTAACAGCGCCTGCTTTTATCGCTACGCCGTTATCCATTGGAAAAAACTTCTGAAAAACCTGGGCGGCGATCAGGAACTCGCAATGAATACCGTCGAAGCCTTCCTGCGCGCTTTGCCCGAAGCCATCCCGACAGGGAAACAAAACACTTTCGCAGCCCACAATCCTCCGAGTTTCGTCTACGCCGTGGTCCGCGATAGCGGCGCTCCCTGGTCTCTGGCGAATGCGTTTGAATCGCCCGTCCGCGCCAACGGCAGCGGTTTGGCGAAACATTCCATCGAAGCGCTGGATTCCTATTGGGGCAAACTATCCGCCATGTACGGCGCCGAGCCGACTGCCAGCGCGTTTTGCTCGCTTGAAGAAATCGAACCCGCCAACCTTCAGGGCAAGGTAGACAACTTCAATGAACTCGTCGCTCGGGTCAAAGGGGCGTTGTCATGA
- the casB gene encoding type I-E CRISPR-associated protein Cse2/CasB, which produces MPSDRSHPFIDYLLSLKQQQNRGALAHLRRGLGKPPGTVADVYPYVGRFLGDKTTLRERDEIYLVASLFALHDEHQTIGNLGASFHSIWMDAEKSSSLEKRFVNLLNANREELPGRLRHAVSLLKSKGVGVDYAQLLDDLRWWDSDRRTVQEQWARSFWAYSKTEDQSNEN; this is translated from the coding sequence ATGCCCAGTGACCGAAGTCATCCATTCATTGATTACCTGCTGTCGCTCAAACAGCAGCAGAACCGAGGCGCCCTCGCCCACCTGCGCCGTGGGCTTGGTAAGCCGCCGGGGACCGTCGCCGACGTTTATCCATACGTCGGGCGTTTTCTTGGCGACAAGACAACGTTGCGTGAACGCGATGAGATCTATTTGGTTGCGTCGTTGTTCGCTCTGCACGACGAGCACCAGACCATCGGCAATTTGGGTGCGTCTTTTCACTCCATCTGGATGGACGCTGAAAAAAGTTCCAGCCTTGAAAAGCGTTTCGTGAACCTGCTCAACGCCAATCGTGAGGAATTGCCAGGACGGCTGCGCCATGCCGTCAGTTTGCTGAAGTCAAAAGGCGTCGGCGTCGATTACGCGCAGTTGTTAGACGATCTGCGCTGGTGGGACAGCGACCGGCGGACCGTACAAGAACAATGGGCGCGCTCATTCTGGGCGTATTCAAAAACCGAAGACCAATCCAACGAAAACTAA
- the casA gene encoding type I-E CRISPR-associated protein Cse1/CasA, protein MASFNLIHEPWIPCIDSNGNLKELGLLDVLRQSHQLREISHQSPLVTASLHRLLLAILHRNFGPEDLDCWFALYQKGQFDDGVLDSYFENWKERFDLFHPERPFYQSIDDEVIHAEKHSLSKLAQEMASGNNDTLFDHTTSIESPEWSAANAARYVVATQSFAVGGGVSKPFPLSHAVLVRGSLVLLKGKTLFETFCLNLVCCYGEEYPETIIPTYKDIPSWEQDEIVPQKRLPYGYLDLLTIPARRLKLNCNERGKVDSVQIQQGVAITEGPWLDPMLSYVKKDEQSGWIPLRIKEERALWRDSSVLIHIGAQLKKPAETVCQYKNAIFEFKELKFHSISLEILGFKPDDRKAAKINIWRHERFPLPIVYLKDENTVFTLERNLTLAEETYKSLHNKTLWFLASDLLAPYDGSDRTPDRNKVTELRNSFPSSREFWARLEPAFYDLYLGLPNDIEPAQSEWAKALQQTARDALEITLRGLDGSARSLQAAVKARRKLSYELKQLFPEQNHQSSEMEEEKSYAQ, encoded by the coding sequence ATGGCGTCTTTTAATCTCATTCACGAGCCTTGGATTCCCTGCATTGATTCAAACGGGAACCTAAAAGAACTTGGCTTGCTCGACGTATTGCGGCAGTCTCATCAATTGCGCGAAATCAGTCATCAGTCTCCCCTGGTTACGGCTTCGCTTCATCGCTTGTTGCTTGCGATTCTTCATCGCAACTTCGGTCCTGAAGATTTGGATTGTTGGTTTGCGCTTTATCAAAAAGGCCAATTCGATGATGGCGTATTAGACTCATACTTTGAAAACTGGAAAGAGCGATTCGACCTCTTTCATCCTGAGCGGCCATTTTATCAGTCTATTGATGATGAAGTGATTCACGCAGAAAAGCACTCTTTATCAAAATTAGCGCAAGAAATGGCGTCGGGAAACAATGACACATTATTTGACCACACAACATCTATCGAATCGCCAGAGTGGAGCGCAGCAAATGCAGCAAGATATGTTGTTGCAACTCAATCTTTTGCAGTTGGAGGCGGCGTCTCGAAACCATTTCCTTTAAGTCATGCAGTATTAGTAAGAGGCTCTTTGGTGTTACTAAAAGGCAAAACGCTTTTTGAAACGTTTTGCTTAAATCTCGTCTGTTGCTATGGAGAAGAATATCCAGAAACGATTATCCCAACGTATAAAGATATTCCAAGTTGGGAGCAGGATGAAATCGTACCACAAAAACGTCTGCCGTATGGCTACCTGGATTTGCTGACAATTCCCGCTAGACGATTAAAACTCAATTGCAATGAGAGAGGCAAAGTCGATTCTGTTCAAATTCAACAAGGTGTAGCGATAACAGAAGGTCCATGGCTTGACCCAATGCTTAGTTACGTCAAAAAAGATGAACAAAGCGGTTGGATTCCACTTCGAATAAAAGAAGAAAGAGCATTGTGGCGCGACAGTTCTGTCTTGATTCATATTGGAGCGCAACTAAAAAAACCTGCTGAAACAGTATGCCAATACAAAAATGCTATATTTGAATTTAAAGAACTGAAGTTTCACTCTATATCTCTCGAAATACTCGGCTTCAAACCGGATGATCGTAAAGCAGCCAAAATCAACATTTGGCGTCATGAACGGTTCCCGCTCCCAATTGTATACCTCAAAGACGAAAACACGGTCTTTACTCTCGAACGAAACCTCACGCTTGCAGAAGAAACTTACAAGTCGCTTCATAACAAAACACTTTGGTTTCTTGCATCTGATTTACTCGCCCCGTATGACGGTTCAGACCGGACGCCTGACAGAAACAAGGTCACGGAATTGCGTAATAGTTTCCCTTCCTCGCGGGAATTTTGGGCGCGACTGGAACCGGCTTTTTATGATCTGTATCTGGGCCTTCCGAATGACATAGAACCGGCCCAAAGCGAATGGGCGAAGGCCTTGCAGCAAACGGCCCGCGATGCGCTCGAAATAACCCTTCGCGGTCTCGACGGTTCCGCGCGCTCGCTGCAAGCCGCCGTCAAAGCCCGCCGCAAATTATCTTACGAACTCAAACAATTGTTCCCCGAACAAAATCATCAATCGTCCGAAATGGAGGAGGAAAAGTCTTATGCCCAGTGA